The Acidimicrobiales bacterium sequence CAAGTCGACCCTCTACCGACACTGGAGCTCGCGCACCGAGCTGCTCACCGACGTGCTGCGCTCCAACGTCCCGGAGATCGACGTGCCCGACCTCGAGCTCGGCTTCCAAGGCGCACTCCGGGCGCTCGTCGCCCAGCTCGCCGGGTCGCTCGCCGATCCGCGCCAGGCCTGCATCCTCCCCGCGATCTTCGCGCTCCGGCAGCAGATCCCCGAGGTCGGTGAGTTGAGCGAGCGGGATCAGGACGAGAAGACCGAGGCGATCCGGGTCGTGCTCGAACTCGGGGTCGACGAGGGCGTGATCCCGGCCGGGCTCGACCCGACGCTCGTCGGATACCAGTTGCTGGGGCCCCTCGTGCTCGCCGCGCTCACCGGCAACCAGGTCGACACCGCCGCGTTGGCCGATCAGCTGGTCGATCGGTTCGTCGGCTCGATGGGGGCGTGATCCTCCGCAGGGCACGGGCCACTCAGAATCGGAGGCCGGCGGTCGACAGAAGTCCATGGCTCTCCCATCTCCTGTCTCGCCCGCGCCGTCCCGCCGTCGTTGCATCACGGGCCGGCTGGCCGTGCTCGCCGTCGCGGCGGTGTTCGCGCTGGCCGCCTCGGCGGTGGGTGCGGCGCCCGCCGGGCCGTCGCTCGACACCACGTTCTCGGACGACGGACTGCTCGCGTTCGGAAGCCAGTCCGACGGTGCGGACTCGGTCAAGCCGGTCGGTGTCGTGGTTCTCGACGACGGCAGCCTCGCCACCGTCGAGCACAGCAGCTCGGGGATGATCCGGCTGCGCCGCGTGTCGACGACCGGTGTGGTGCAAGACACGACCGAGTTCGAGATGATCGACGGGGTCGACGGTGACGAGTGGTCGCTGCCGTTGGCCGTCGGCCTGCACCCCGACGGTGACGTGCTGGTCAGCGGCGTGGAGAGCGACAGCGGGTATCACGGCGTTGTCGCGAAGATCGATCCGGACGACGGCAGCTTCGACACCGGCTTCGGTGGCAACGGCGTGGCTCGGCTTCCGGTCGGTCATTGGGCGTGGTCCGTGGCGGCCGCGTCCGACGGGACCGTCTACGTGGGTGGCGGTGACGGCACGAACGCCTTCGTCACGGCCCTCGACTCTTCAGGCTCGGTGGTGACCGGTTTCGACGGTGACGGCACGGTCGTTCTGAGCCACGATGCCGACCTCCAGACGAGCGGAACCCTCGACCTCGTGGTCGACGCCGACGACAACGTGTGGGCGTGCGGGACGTCCTTTCTCGGTGCCGCGCGTGGCGGCTTCGTCGACGTGATCGACCCGTCCGGCGCGCCGGTCGAGTCGTTCTCGGGCGGTGGGTCGTTCACGTCGACCGCGATGATCCGGGCCTGCGCGCTCGACGCCGGGTCCCACCTCTGGGTCGGCGGCGGAAGTGCGACGGTCACTGGAATCCCACTGGGTGGCGATGCCGCGGTCGTGGGGCGGATTGCATTGGATGGCACGCTCGACACGTCGATCGGCACCGCTGGGTGGGTCACGGTTGCCGACGTCGACACCGTCGATGCGGTGCACGACCTCGCGGTGCGGCGCGACGGTGGCGCTGTCGCGGTGGCCCTCGCCCACAGCAATGATGATTTCATCGGTGCCGACGGCACCGTCACCCTGAGCCACGTCGGTCCCGAGGGTGGCGTTGGCTCCGTGTCCTGGTCCCAGGACATCGGGTACTCCACGGCCGATGTCGTCGGCCTCGCGTCCGCTCCTGGTGGTCGGGTCCACGCGATGACGAACGTGTTCGACAACTGGATCTACGGCCAGCTGCGGACCTACCTGATCCCCGACGATCCGGGCGCGCCGACCGGACTGGGGGCCACGGCCGGTGTGGAGTCGGTGGACCTCACCTGGACCGCTCCGGACGACCTCGGCGGATCCGCGCTCACGGGGTGGGTCCTCGAGCAACGCACCGGAAGCGATCCGTGGACCGCTGCGACCGACACCGACGGTGATTCGGTCGACACCGCCGCCACGGTGACCGGACTCACGGCCGACGCGGAGGTCGAGTTCCGCGTCGCGGCCGTGACGAGCCACGGCACCGGCGACGCATCGGCCACCGCGACGGCGACGCCGACGGCCCCGGAGCCGGAGCCCGAGCCCGAACCGGATCCGGAACCGAGCTGCGCCCGGGCGCTCGCCGGCGGCACGATCGGATGCTGGAACGACGACGCGGCCGAGCATCCGTTCGGTGATGTGGTGTCGGGTTGGCAGCGGGTGCCGGTGGGGTGGATGTTCGCGAACGGGATCACGACGGGGACGTCGGCGTCGACGTATTCGCCCGATGACCCGGTGACCCGCGGCCAGTTGGCGGTGCTGTTGTGGCGTCTGGTCGGTGAGCCCGCGGTGGACTCGTCGCATCCGTTCGGTGATGTGGTGTCGGGTTGGCAGCAGGTGCCGGTGGCGTGGATGTTCGCGAACGGGATCACGACGGGGACGTCGGCGTCGACGTATTCGCCCGACGACCCGGTGACCCGCGGCCAGTTGGCAGCGCTGTTGTGGCGTCTGGTCGGTGAGCCCGCGGTGGACTCGTCGCATCCGTTCGGTGATGTGGTGTCGGGTTGGCAGCAGGTGCCGGTGGCGTGGATGTTCGCGAACGGGATCACGACGGGGACGTCGGCGTCGACGTATTCGCCCGATGACCCGGTGACCCGCGGCCAGGTCGCCGCCTTCCTGCACCGATTCGCGCAGATGCTCTGACCCGAGCCGGCACCGGCTGCCAGCCGGGGCGGCGGAAGATGTGGCCGAGCTTGTTGCGCCAGCCCCTGGCCCGCACGACGTCGCGGGCGATGTCGGCCATCTCGTGGTAGCCGATCCGGATCGGGTTGAACGTCTTGATGTTCTTCGTCAGCCCGTACTTCACCCGACGGAGCTCCGGCTCGAAGGTGCCGAAGAGCTTGTCCCACGTGATCAGGATGCCGGCGTAGTTCCGGTCGAGGTACTGCGGGTTGGCGCCGTGGTGGACGCGATGGTGCGACGGCGTGTTGAGCACCGACTCGCTCACGGGGTCCAGCCGGTCGATCGCCTCGGTGTGGATCCAGTACTGGTACAGCAGGTTGAGCTGGCCGGCCCGGGCGGTGCGATGCAGCGGCACCCCGAGCAGCGGCATCGGCAGGAAGACCCAGGACGTGAGATAGCCGGACCACGGCTGACGCAGCGCGGTCGAGAGGTTGTAGTGCTCGCTCGAGTGATGGGTGACATGGTTCGCCCAGAGGATGCGGCTCTCGTGCTGCCAGCGATGGCTCCAGTAGTAGAGGAAGTCCCACAGCACCATCGCGGTGATCCAGCCGGCGACCGGGCGGGTGCCGAGCTTGGCGATGCGGTGTTTGTAGAGGAACCGGTGGAGGCGGCCGTAGATCCCCGCGTAGGCGATGTTCACCGCCACGTTGCCGACGAGCATCGTGAGGCTCGCGGCGGTGTCGCGGCGTTCGTAGCCGACCGGCACGAGCTCGTCGCCCGGGAGTGAGGGATCGGCGAGCTCCTCCTTGGTCCAGCCGTCCAGATCGCCCATCTCCCGTTGTGGTCGATCCCGCAGGACCTTCGCCTCCCACAGCATCGTCGCGATGAAGACGGGCCCCGAGACGAGGTCGACCTTGTCGAGCGGGATGTTCGGGCGCTTCATCGGACCAGTGTGGTCCCCCATCGGGGCACTGTCGACGTGGGCAGCCCTACGCTGATGACGATGCGGCTCCTCGACCGACTGACCCGCCGCGGCGCGGCCGTCGTCGACCCGCTGGTCGCGGACCTCCGGGCAGCGCTCGCGCCCGAGCGGGTGCGCATGGACGGAGCCGAGCGGGCGCTCATGGCCAAGGACGCGTCGGTGTTCGGCGGCGGCGTCGCCGGACCGACGTGCTTCCCGACGAGCACCGCCGAGGTGCAGGCCATCATGCGGGTGGCGGCCCGTCACGACTCACCGATCGTTCCCCGCGGCGCCGGTACCGGGCTGGCGGGTGGCGCCATCCCGCTCGGCGCCCCGGTGGTCGTCTCCCTGCAGAAGATGAACCGCATCCTCGAGATCGACGAAGCGAACCGGATCGCGTGGGT is a genomic window containing:
- a CDS encoding TetR/AcrR family transcriptional regulator, whose protein sequence is MTSDTAAGTDPRVARSREKLLDAATELLVESGARGVTVDAVAERSGVAKSTLYRHWSSRTELLTDVLRSNVPEIDVPDLELGFQGALRALVAQLAGSLADPRQACILPAIFALRQQIPEVGELSERDQDEKTEAIRVVLELGVDEGVIPAGLDPTLVGYQLLGPLVLAALTGNQVDTAALADQLVDRFVGSMGA
- a CDS encoding S-layer homology domain-containing protein, which translates into the protein MALPSPVSPAPSRRRCITGRLAVLAVAAVFALAASAVGAAPAGPSLDTTFSDDGLLAFGSQSDGADSVKPVGVVVLDDGSLATVEHSSSGMIRLRRVSTTGVVQDTTEFEMIDGVDGDEWSLPLAVGLHPDGDVLVSGVESDSGYHGVVAKIDPDDGSFDTGFGGNGVARLPVGHWAWSVAAASDGTVYVGGGDGTNAFVTALDSSGSVVTGFDGDGTVVLSHDADLQTSGTLDLVVDADDNVWACGTSFLGAARGGFVDVIDPSGAPVESFSGGGSFTSTAMIRACALDAGSHLWVGGGSATVTGIPLGGDAAVVGRIALDGTLDTSIGTAGWVTVADVDTVDAVHDLAVRRDGGAVAVALAHSNDDFIGADGTVTLSHVGPEGGVGSVSWSQDIGYSTADVVGLASAPGGRVHAMTNVFDNWIYGQLRTYLIPDDPGAPTGLGATAGVESVDLTWTAPDDLGGSALTGWVLEQRTGSDPWTAATDTDGDSVDTAATVTGLTADAEVEFRVAAVTSHGTGDASATATATPTAPEPEPEPEPDPEPSCARALAGGTIGCWNDDAAEHPFGDVVSGWQRVPVGWMFANGITTGTSASTYSPDDPVTRGQLAVLLWRLVGEPAVDSSHPFGDVVSGWQQVPVAWMFANGITTGTSASTYSPDDPVTRGQLAALLWRLVGEPAVDSSHPFGDVVSGWQQVPVAWMFANGITTGTSASTYSPDDPVTRGQVAAFLHRFAQML
- a CDS encoding sterol desaturase family protein, whose translation is MKRPNIPLDKVDLVSGPVFIATMLWEAKVLRDRPQREMGDLDGWTKEELADPSLPGDELVPVGYERRDTAASLTMLVGNVAVNIAYAGIYGRLHRFLYKHRIAKLGTRPVAGWITAMVLWDFLYYWSHRWQHESRILWANHVTHHSSEHYNLSTALRQPWSGYLTSWVFLPMPLLGVPLHRTARAGQLNLLYQYWIHTEAIDRLDPVSESVLNTPSHHRVHHGANPQYLDRNYAGILITWDKLFGTFEPELRRVKYGLTKNIKTFNPIRIGYHEMADIARDVVRARGWRNKLGHIFRRPGWQPVPARVRASARIGAGRRRPGRGSPGHRANTSTPTSPS